A stretch of the uncultured Desulfobacter sp. genome encodes the following:
- a CDS encoding DUF2299 family protein: MENVRDKIQNWLMGEGWQIAEQDHPNLEWIIRAEDAGGRRILVSHSKAREDLIYLEARVNIEEDYRQRFESLSGDKRREILWDLRFRLLQMNVDFGGVGEPMQGVVLTQRIYLDGLTKDAFIQRFNIVRNAEIAVIWSVIQNLEDVEPPVESTDVSLH; the protein is encoded by the coding sequence ATGGAGAACGTACGCGACAAAATACAGAACTGGTTGATGGGTGAAGGATGGCAGATTGCGGAACAGGATCATCCCAATCTGGAGTGGATTATACGGGCCGAGGATGCCGGCGGCAGAAGAATTCTTGTGAGCCATAGCAAGGCCAGAGAGGATTTGATATATCTGGAAGCACGGGTGAATATTGAGGAAGATTATCGCCAGAGGTTTGAGAGTCTTTCCGGGGACAAGAGACGCGAAATCCTCTGGGATCTGCGTTTCAGGCTATTGCAGATGAATGTGGATTTCGGCGGCGTTGGGGAACCGATGCAGGGCGTGGTACTTACCCAGAGAATCTATCTGGACGGCCTCACCAAAGATGCCTTTATTCAAAGGTTCAATATTGTTCGCAATGCTGAAATCGCAGTGATCTGGTCTGTTATACAAAATCTGGAGGACGTGGAACCGCCTGTCGAATCGACTGATGTGAGCCTACATTAG